The following proteins are encoded in a genomic region of Huiozyma naganishii CBS 8797 chromosome 9, complete genome:
- the KNAG0I02165 gene encoding MCT family MFS transporter, whose protein sequence is MPQAGAVYTNLKKGDTDAESISNCSSNVVSVSSSVAAALSFRGNKLQDGNKELNNLLESQFEIGDALRLTEYQGDRDTTDLESAASPAAYDLDDTTTLNKVFTNKSTGELELPLDKGYGWVVVLSVFLAMFITWGCNSAFGVFLSFFLSHGTFDGATKYDYAIIAGLPVALCQGLSSLSMMMMRVIGVKLTMLIGTVIMLAGYLWASFATHLWELYLTQGVMIGISMALVSMPPAACLPGWFLKKRAVSMGLSLLGTGIGGVTFGLAANKMISDYGDTRWCYRMLAITCTGVSLIAIVLVRERIPIKPTGLRSIKNMRKAASNYVDVKIMKLPTVLLICAWFNLGIFAYSLMIYTLASYAVARGMSQHQGSILTALLNVGQTVGRPAIGLIGDRYGRYNVIVVHTFLLTVYTFAFWIPATTFVQLIFFALMCGFSVGVSNVMNSVVISDIMPPEQVLPTWGFVIFTGTGPLLVVELIAQALTQPGKSNPYIHTQIFSGFCFFTSFVLSLVLKERSVRVRTKAKLQKVMDQIDVSSSITKEFDKVSERQKNLESRKVKYEKILQDGIQPYFKRAVFPCNT, encoded by the coding sequence ATGCCACAAGCAGGTGCAGTGTACACGAACCTGAAAAAAGGTGACACTGATGCTGAGAGTATATCCAATTGCAGTAGTAATGTGGTTAGTGTCTCATCCTCTGTCGCAGCAGCGTTAAGCTTTAGAGGAAACAAACTACAAGATGGGAACAAAGAGTTAAATAATTTGCTAGAGTCGCAGTTTGAGATAGGGGACGCCCTGCGGTTGACAGAATATCAAGGGGATAGAGACACGACAGATCTTGAAAGTGCCGCTTCTCCCGCAGCGTACGATCTAGATGATACGACCACACTAAACAAAGTATTCACAAACAAATCTACCGGAGAGCTGGAACTGCCTCTCGATAAAGGATATGGATGGGTCGTTGTGCTTTCCGTGTTCCTGGCAATGTTTATTACATGGGGGTGCAACTCTGCCTTTGGGGTCTTCCtatcgttcttcttgtcacACGGCACGTTTGACGGGGCCACGAAGTACGACTACGCGATTATTGCTGGCTTGCCAGTTGCATTGTGTCAAGGGCTCTCGTCTTTAtcaatgatgatgatgagggTTATTGGAGTCAAGCTAACGATGTTAATTGGCACGGTCATTATGCTCGCAGGGTACCTATGGGCGTCTTTCGCTACACATTTATGGGAGCTATATCTGACTCAGGGAGTCATGATTGGTATCTCGATGGCATTGGTGTCTATGCCCCCTGCGGCATGTCTACCAGGAtggtttttgaagaaaagggcAGTGTCCATGGGGCTATCGTTGCTAGGTACCGGTATAGGTGGTGTTACATTTGGACTAGCGGCCAATAAAATGATTTCTGATTATGGTGACACTAGATGGTGCTACAGAATGCTAGCGATTACATGTACTGGGGTTTCCTTGATTGCGATTGTCCTAGTAAGGGAGAGAATTCCAATAAAACCGACAGGACTGAGAAGTATAAAAAATATGAGAAAAGCTGCTTCGAATTATGTAGATGTCAAGATCATGAAGCTCCCCACCGTTCTTCTTATTTGCGCCTGGTTTAACTTAGGGATTTTTGCTTATTCGTTGATGATTTACACTTTAGCATCATACGCTGTCGCGCGTGGAATGAGCCAACACCAAGGCTCTATATTAACTGCACTGCTAAACGTTGGCCAAACTGTCGGGAGACCCGCCATAGGTCTGATTGGCGACCGGTACGGCCGTTACAACGTAATTGTAGTGCATACATTTCTGTTGACCGTCTACACATTTGCATTTTGGATTCCTGCAACCACTTTTGTACAGCTGATATTCTTTGCTCTTATGTGCGGGTTCTCAGTAGGTGTTTCCAATGTTATGAACTCTGTCGTCATCTCAGATATTATGCCACCAGAGCAGGTGCTACCCACCTGGGGGTTTGTGATTTTCACAGGGACTGGTCCGCTTCTAGTGGTAGAGCTTATTGCACAGGCGCTTACCCAACCGGGCAAATCAAACCCTTACATTCATACCCAAATCTTTTCTGggttctgtttcttcacaagttttgttttgagTTTGGTGCTAAAAGAGCGTTCTGTTAGAGTCAGAACCAAAGCTAAGCTACAAAAAGTGATGGACCAGATAGACGTCTCATCTTCAATCACGAAAGAGTTTGACAAAGTTTCCGAAAGACAAAAGAACTTAGAGAGTAGGAAGGTAAAATACGAAAAGATTCTGCAGGATGGCATCCAGCCATATTTCAAAAGGGCCGTTTTCCCATGCAATACGTAA
- the KNAG0I02170 gene encoding MCT family MFS transporter (similar to Saccharomyces cerevisiae ESBP6 (YNL125C); ancestral locus Anc_2.145), which produces METHHRMSHPNDGRIQAGASNDVELYSMDSNQSAPNVQSIYSDVEGMSIHSKGLNQTGSLGTGVLKSVSHLWKTVTGEGAPEEDTSPKQLNELLVSRFDLGDAIRYQTNDDDFSHDSDEDVEATRNHVHPNKKEYDVESIKDAFEDRSDASDVETLRKVFTNKSTGQLELPPDKGYAWVVVFSVFLVMFNTWGCNAAFGVFLSFFLSNGTFKGATKYDYALIAGLPVALGQGLAPLSMITMRIIGIKQTMLVGTAIMLTGFLWASFAKELWELYVSQGVFIGLSLALIAIPPTTCLPGWFLKKRAMSMGLSLLGTGLGGLTFGLATNKMISDNGNTRWCYRMLAITCTSAVMVSIALVKERIPVKPVGFRSRKAILNEFRRVFDVNVIRRPQVILVGFWFVLAIFAYCLMVFTLSAYAVARGMSQHQGSILTSILNAGQTVGRPSIGFAGDRFGRINVTSILTFVLCIFMFAFWIPANSFIQLIFFSIMVGCCVGVANVMNTVLIADMVAPHEFLPAWAFVNYSGIGLFLTCELIAQALVDPSRKSNPYLHTQIFTGCCFVGALLLSLVLRELSVHKRTVGEYTTLKDKLEPATSTNASLTTTTEKVERKRERCEWLLGPGARKYFRRMFYRTKI; this is translated from the coding sequence ATGGAGACACATCACAGAATGAGTCATCCCAATGATGGCCGTATACAAGCTGGAGCAAGCAATGACGTTGAACTTTACAGCATGGACTCAAATCAAAGTGCTCCTAATGTACAGTCAATTTACTCCGACGTAGAGGGTATGTCCATCCACTCTAAAGGGCTTAATCAGACTGGTTCTTTGGGCACTGGGGTCTTGAAAAGTGTCTCTCATTTATGGAAGACTGTTACTGGAGAAGGTGCGCCCGAGGAAGACACATCTCCAAAACAGCTGAATGAACTGCTGGTGTCAAGATTTGATTTGGGTGATGCCATACGATACCAGACGAACGACGATGACTTTTCACATGACAGTGACGAGGACGTGGAGGCAACGAGAAATCACGTCCAtccaaataaaaaagagtaCGATGTAGAGTCCATCAAGGACGCTTTTGAAGATAGAAGCGACGCTAGCGACGTAGAGACTTTACGGAAAGTATTTACGAATAAATCCACGGGACAACTGGAACTGCCGCCGGATAAGGGCTATGCCTGGGTGGTTGTATTCTCTGTCTTCTTGGTAATGTTCAACACTTGGGGGTGTAATGCTGCATTTGGAGTCTTCTTGTCGTTTTTCCTGTCTAATGGGACCTTTAAGGGGGCTACAAAATACGACTATGCATTGATTGCTGGCTTGCCAGTCGCATTGGGCCAAGGGTTGGCACCACTCTCCATGATAACTATGCGTATCATTGGTATCAAACAAACGATGCTTGTTGGGACTGCCATTATGCTAACGGGCTTCCTTTGGGCCTCATTTGCAAAAGAGCTGTGGGAGTTGTACGTCTCTCAGGGTGTATTTATAGGGTTATCACTGGCATTAATTGCAATTCCACCAACAACTTGTCTTCCAGGCTGGTTTTTAAAGAAGCGAGCGATGTCCATGGGCCTATCACTATTAGGAACGGGACTCGGTGGATTAACCTTTGGATTGGCGACAAACAAAATGATTTCAGATAATGGTAACACAAGGTGGTGTTACAGAATGCTAGCCATCACTTGTACAAGTGCTGTCATGGTATCGATTGCTTTAGTTAAGGAGAGAATTCCTGTAAAACCGGTTGGGTTTAGGTCTAGAAAGGCAATACTCAATGAATTCCGGAGGGTCTTTGACGTCAATGTCATTCGGAGGCCGCAAGTAATCCTGGTGGGATTCTGGTTCGTTTTGGCAATTTTTGCGTACTGTTTGATGGTTTTCACGCTCTCAGCATATGCCGTCGCTCGTGGCATGTCGCAACATCAAGGTTCCATACTGACTTCGATCCTGAATGCGGGACAGACTGTTGGTAGACCGTCCATCGGGTTTGCTGGGGACAGATTCGGGAGAATAAATGTCACCTCAATTTTAACGTTTGTTCTTTGCATCTTTATGTTTGCATTCTGGATCCCGGCAAATAGCTTCATTCAGTTAATATTCTTCTCAATCATGGTCGGCTGTTGTGTTGGTGTTGCTAATGTAATGAATACTGTGTTGATTGCCGATATGGTGGCTCCTCACGAATTTTTGCCAGCCTGGGCTTTTGTTAACTATTCCGGCATTGGACTCTTTCTAACCTGCGAACTGATTGCTCAAGCTTTGGTTGACCCATCCCGCAAATCAAATCCGTATCTTCACACACAAATTTTCACAGGCTGTTGCTTTGTTGGTGCTTTACTGCTGAGTTTGGTGTTGAGAGAGCTTTCAGTCCATAAGAGAACTGTGGGAGAGTATACAACTCTGAAGGATAAATTGGAACCAGCAACCTCAACAAATGCGTCATTGACAACCACTACAGAAAAAGTAGAAAggaaaagggaaagatGCGAATGGCTCTTGGGACCTGGGGCAAGAAAATACTTTCGCAGAATGTTTTACCGCACCAAAATATAA
- the NAF1 gene encoding RNA-binding snoRNP assembly protein (similar to Saccharomyces cerevisiae NAF1 (YNL124W); ancestral locus Anc_2.146), giving the protein MDLFSKALQGVENVEEADLRLPPVTDDGSNGDSAAQSTVNSEVPAGEGGAEEPPADQPREGAEVVSGKGEAAEVSVDAASSADSDSSSSGSDSGSESGTGSDADGAEEEDVPLDEEEDEADGVAPIRSKHEIAEEPVEEIPENYKIDENTSILEIGAIKSILDSNIIIHGALSGEKRVLKEGSILCLGDRNVIGSLTEVFGQLHNPYYRVRIPAEKKELLESLGGKIGEKAYIVVPDAHWVDTFELKRMKGTDASNGFDEELPEDEQEFSDDEMEARAKKAKKDQKKKRKPAASAGDNDRHTAPNRNQTPQYKKMRPPINMVNPQNNYRSRNSREGGKVDHNPQAKEQFVTQERPAQLPVPSQPPVPQSYPYIPQQQQQHHQPYMQYGMAPAPPFQLQPQMMPYPHQQGMYIPPPHQQQQFPNMHYNGTNPQMMPQSSPNPGAPQQNMAQIYQLHQLLLQQQQNQQRQQPYPSTLNQQQQQQQNQQQNGDSDIPY; this is encoded by the coding sequence ATGGATCTGTTCAGTAAGGCGTTGCAAGGTGTAGAGAATGTTGAAGAGGCGGACCTGCGGCTGCCTCCTGTGACGGATGACGGTAGTAACGGTGACTCTGCAGCGCAGAGTACAGTGAACAGTGAGGTTCCAGCAGGTGAGGGTGGGGCGGAGGAGCCACCAGCAGATCAGCCGCGTGAGGGTGCTGAGGTTGTCAGTGGGAAGGGGGAGGCTGCGGAGGTCTCGGTCGATGCTGCCTCTTCCGCAGACTCTGACAGCAGTAGTTCTGGATCGGACTCTGGGTCTGAGTCTGGGACTGGGTCTGATGCAGACGGCgcggaggaggaagatgtTCCCctggacgaggaggaggacgaagCTGACGGTGTTGCACCCATTCGGTCCAAACACGAAATTGCTGAGGAACCCGTAGAGGAGATCCCAGAAAACTATAAAATTGATGAAAATACCAGTATATTGGAAATTGGTGCCATAAAATCCATTTTGGATTCTAACATCATTATCCATGGTGCCCTCTCTGGTGAGAAGAGGGTTCTTAAGGAGGGGTCGATTCTTTGTCTTGGAGACAGGAACGTGATCGGATCACTCACTGAGGTGTTTGGACAACTGCATAATCCCTACTACAGAGTCAGAATTCCagcagagaagaaggagttATTGGAGTCCTTGGGGGGAAAGATCGGGGAAAAGGCGTATATTGTCGTCCCGGATGCACACTGGGTGGACACTTTTGAATTGAAACGGATGAAAGGTACGGATGCGTCAAACGGGTTTGACGAAGAGCTGCCCGAGGATGAACAAGAGTTTTCGGATGATGAAATGGAGGCAAGAGCTaagaaggccaagaaggatcaaaagaaaaagagaaaaccTGCCGCAAGCGCGGGTGACAACGATCGCCATACTGCACCAAACAGAAATCAGACACCACagtacaagaaaatgagGCCGCCAATAAATATGGTGAACCCTCAAAACAATTATAGATCAAGAAACTCTCGGGAGGGTGGCAAGGTAGACCATAATCCGCAGGCAAAAGAGCAGTTCGTGACTCAAGAAAGACCAGCACAACTGCCTGTTCCATCGCAACCACCAGTGCCGCAATCATATCCATATATtccacagcagcagcaacagcatcATCAACCATATATGCAGTATGGTATGGCGCCAGCTCCTCCATTTCAACTACAACCGCAGATGATGCCGTACCCGCACCAACAGGGCATGTACATTCCACCACCTcatcagcaacaacaatttccaaatatgCATTACAACGGCACTAATCCACAGATGATGCCTCAATCATCTCCAAACCCAGGAGCGCCGCAACAGAACATGGCTCAGATTTATCAACTGCATCAATTACtgctgcaacagcaacaaaatcaacagAGGCAGCAGCCGTACCCATCAACTTTgaaccaacagcaacaacaacagcaaaatCAACAGCAAAATGGTGATAGCGATATTCCATACTAG
- the ESBP6 gene encoding Esbp6p — MNSDLPMSSVSSGRSLDSYWSRSGEAPVQRSDSWSQVSRVASLARTVTMTVSDVIDAVRDDNQQTERDRASDDLNKVLESRFDVGDALRMEQNNASDSDQEEVESHVDEVTKLPSEVPGGKRETLERVFTSKEKGNVVDLPPDKGYAWVVVLSVFLVMFNTWGCNSAFGVFLSFFLSHGTFEGASKYDYALIAGLTVALGQGFSPFAMIIMRVIGLRTTMFLGCMLMLAGFLLASFATRLWELYLTQGVLIGISISLIFAPATTVLPGWFLKKRAVSMGLSLFGTGAGGVTFGLASEKMIADRGNTRWCYRMLAITCTCAVLFAISLVRERHPIKSVGLRSIKKVKREVKKMFNWQVIKQPQVLLIAVWFTLALLAYNLMVFTLASYAVARGMTLHQGSSLTAILNGAQACGRPIMGLMGDRFGRANVTIALTSLLCIYMFAFWIPAHTYLQLIMFSIMVGSCVGVANVMNTVLIADMVKPDEFLSAWGFVNYSGSPALLCCEVIAQALTKQGVSNPYLHTQIFAGVCFSSAWIMILVLREYAVRLKLDRRRQENDKKMQEHIGNKQFEEADSDSSAEHWSTLEKREIKYNFLLGGGIKRYFMRLSYPMKI; from the coding sequence ATGAACAGCGATCTGCCAATGTCTAGCGTGAGCAGTGGACGCAGTTTGGACTCGTACTGGTCGAGAAGTGGGGAGGCGCCCGTCCAGAGGTCTGACTCGTGGTCGCAGGTTTCGAGGGTGGCGAGTCTTGCCAGGACCGTTACGATGACGGTTTCGGATGTGATAGATGCGGTGCGCGACGACAACCAGCAGACGGAACGGGATAGAGCCTCGGATGACTTGAACAAAGTACTGGAGAGCCGGTTCGATGTAGGGGATGCCTTGAGAATGGAGCAAAACAACGCTAGTGATTCTGACCAAGAAGAGGTGGAGAGTCACGTTGATGAAGTGACAAAACTGCCATCAGAGGTCCCGGGGGGGAAAAGAGAGACGCTGGAGCGAGTGTTTACTAGCAAAGAGAAGGGTAATGTAGTCGATTTACCCCCCGATAAGGGCTACGCCTGGGTGGTTGTCCTGTCTGTATTTCTTGTGATGTTCAACACATGGGGTTGTAACTCTGCGTTTGGTGTGTTCCTATCCTTTTTCTTATCTCACGGTACTTTTGAAGGTGCCTCGAAATACGATTACGCTTTGATCGCTGGGTTGACAGTCGCATTGGGGCAAGGATTTTCCCCCTTTGCAATGATCATTATGAGAGTCATTGGGCTACGTACCACAATGTTTCTTGGCTGCATGCTAATGCTTGCAGGGTTTCTACTGGCATCATTTGCTACAAGGTTGTGGGAGCTTTACTTGACACAGGGAGTACTAATTGGCATATCCATATCTTTGATTTTTGCTCCAGCAACGACTGTACTCCCAGGGTGGTTCTTAAAGAAGAGAGCAGTCTCAATGGGGTTATCTCTGTTTGGTAccggtgctggtggtgttACGTTTGGTCTAGCGTCGGAAAAAATGATCGCTGACAGGGGGAACACTCGCTGGTGCTATCGTATGCTGGCAATTACGTGCACATGTGCCGTCTTGTTTGCCATCTCACTCGTAAGGGAAAGACACCCAATCAAGTCAGTTGGGCTGCGGTCAATAAAGAAAGTAAAAAGAGAGGTCAAGAAGATGTTTAATTGGCAGGTGATCAAACAGCCACAGGTTCTACTGATCGCAGTCTGGTTCACTTTAGCGCTGTTGGCTTACAATTTGATGGTTTTCACTCTTGCGTCGTATGCAGTTGCCCGAGGTATGACTTTACACCAGGGTTCCTCCCTAACTGCAATCTTAAACGGTGCGCAGGCATGTGGCAGACCAATTATGGGACTCATGGGAGACAGATTTGGTAGAGCAAACGTGACAATTGCTCTCACCTCACTACTGTGTATATACATGTTTGCCTTCTGGATCCCAGCGCATACGTACCTCCAGTTGATCATGTTCTCCATCATGGTAGGTTCTTGCGTCGGCGTGGCAAACGTCATGAATACCGTTTTGATCGCGGACATGGTCAAACCGGACGAATTCTTATCCGCTTGGGGGTTTGTTAACTACAGCGGGTCCCCAGCATTGCTATGTTGCGAGGTTATTGCACAAGCGTTGACAAAACAGGGGGTATCCAATCCGTACCTCCACACGCAGATCTTCGCTGGTGTGTGCTTCTCCTCCGCGTGGATCATGATCCTTGTGCTAAGAGAGTATGCTGTTCGCTTGAAGCTGGATCGAAGAAGACAAGAAAACGACAAGAAGATGCAAGAACATATCGGCAATAAACAATTCGAGGAAGCGGACAGTGACTCATCTGCTGAGCACTGGTCCACCCTTGAGAAACGTGAAATCAAGTATAATTTCCTACTGGGGGGAGGCATCAAGAGGTACTTTATGAGACTATCGTACCCTATGAAGATATGA